The following proteins are encoded in a genomic region of Paenibacillus sp. FSL H3-0469:
- a CDS encoding methyl-accepting chemotaxis protein, translated as MSKSTVRSTSILTRLHPSKSLGMQLFLVFFIATMGIVLSLGYISYSVARHTIENNALSANQQTVEQAAEKLDVILLRYEDNLGQLFYNDDIQQAIALEGLAAADSAKRTELSKTIKGELNQWLTAVPGVQAVYLVPLNEVLPAAGAGEVDKDFLEAIRDAAWYKQLQEKPQSQWITEALKQGEAAGVVRFAKSVAAEAGHSGYLAICDIKTTELDSQLKMVDLGPGSYIQLLTSADELIASSQQEETDTYLRLGGTLFKGLSDTSGSLPTKDEKGKSILAVYGTLHTSGWRMLGVVPSGNLTKDAGRILNTTYIAVAAAAAVAVLIGLWMVRMVSRPLSRLRDLMVKGADGDLRVRTDVVTRDEIGQLSGSFNLMMEQITELVVHTNETAREVTEAAEALGNASRDTAVAAKDIAAATEEIAGGAGSLSLEADRGNEMTAQISEKMEAVIAVAHEIGGTAHSVEQASAEGVVKLQELLGRTQETGDRTGKLVLKVNELKDTASSVIQVLEVMQSITQQTNILSLNATIEAARAGEAGKGFTVVADEIRQLAEQSKRSIAVVGEITDRIMRDMHETVDALSEVAPLFGEQMDYVQNTSEIFTSVQGQMHQLITRLDSVSSSIDGLNHSQQVLSETIGNVSSFAEESSAASEEVASLTGEQENVSEYLVTLSGKLENASSRLRERLSKFNV; from the coding sequence TTGAGCAAGTCAACAGTTCGCAGTACATCTATTCTTACTCGGCTGCATCCCTCCAAGTCGCTGGGGATGCAGCTCTTTCTGGTGTTTTTCATCGCGACCATGGGTATTGTGCTGTCTCTGGGGTATATTTCTTACTCTGTGGCCAGGCATACGATTGAGAACAATGCATTGTCCGCTAATCAGCAGACCGTGGAGCAGGCGGCAGAGAAGCTGGATGTGATCCTGCTGCGCTATGAAGATAATCTGGGTCAGCTGTTCTACAATGATGATATTCAGCAGGCAATTGCCTTGGAAGGTCTTGCAGCCGCAGATTCAGCGAAGCGCACAGAGCTCTCCAAGACGATTAAAGGGGAGCTCAATCAATGGCTCACGGCTGTACCCGGGGTGCAGGCAGTGTATCTGGTTCCGCTGAATGAAGTGTTGCCCGCAGCCGGAGCTGGTGAAGTGGATAAAGATTTCCTGGAGGCGATCCGTGATGCAGCATGGTACAAGCAGTTGCAGGAGAAGCCGCAGAGCCAGTGGATTACCGAAGCGTTGAAGCAGGGAGAGGCCGCAGGAGTGGTGCGTTTCGCTAAGTCTGTAGCGGCGGAAGCGGGTCACTCCGGTTATCTGGCAATCTGCGATATTAAGACTACAGAGCTTGACAGCCAGCTGAAAATGGTTGATCTGGGCCCGGGCTCCTATATCCAGCTGCTGACGTCCGCAGATGAGCTGATCGCCTCTTCCCAGCAAGAGGAAACGGACACTTATCTGCGCCTGGGCGGCACTCTGTTCAAGGGCTTAAGTGATACCTCCGGCTCTCTGCCGACCAAGGATGAGAAGGGCAAATCCATTCTTGCTGTCTACGGCACACTGCATACCTCCGGCTGGAGGATGCTCGGTGTGGTGCCTTCCGGCAATCTGACCAAGGATGCGGGACGGATTCTTAACACGACCTACATTGCAGTGGCCGCCGCTGCCGCCGTTGCCGTGCTGATTGGACTCTGGATGGTACGGATGGTCTCGCGTCCGCTGTCACGGCTGCGGGATCTGATGGTCAAGGGCGCAGACGGGGATCTGCGCGTACGCACCGATGTCGTCACCCGTGATGAGATAGGCCAGCTGTCCGGCTCCTTCAACCTGATGATGGAGCAGATTACAGAGCTGGTCGTCCACACCAATGAGACCGCGCGTGAAGTTACGGAAGCAGCGGAAGCCCTTGGCAATGCCTCCCGGGACACAGCGGTGGCAGCGAAGGATATTGCTGCAGCCACGGAAGAGATTGCCGGCGGTGCAGGCAGTCTCTCGCTGGAAGCGGACCGGGGGAATGAGATGACGGCTCAGATCTCGGAGAAGATGGAAGCCGTCATTGCAGTGGCCCATGAGATTGGCGGAACTGCGCACAGCGTGGAGCAAGCCAGTGCAGAAGGGGTAGTCAAGCTGCAGGAGCTGCTGGGCAGAACCCAAGAGACTGGCGACAGGACAGGCAAGCTGGTTCTTAAGGTGAATGAACTTAAGGATACCGCCTCATCGGTGATTCAGGTGCTGGAGGTCATGCAGAGCATCACCCAGCAGACCAATATCCTGTCGCTGAACGCTACTATTGAAGCAGCGAGGGCAGGCGAAGCGGGCAAGGGCTTCACGGTTGTCGCCGATGAAATCCGCCAGCTGGCGGAGCAGTCCAAGCGTTCCATTGCCGTTGTGGGCGAGATTACGGACCGGATCATGCGGGATATGCATGAGACGGTAGACGCCCTGTCCGAGGTTGCGCCGCTGTTCGGGGAGCAGATGGACTATGTTCAGAACACCAGTGAGATCTTCACTAGTGTACAGGGGCAGATGCATCAGCTGATCACCAGGCTGGATTCGGTCTCCTCTTCGATTGACGGCCTGAACCACTCGCAGCAAGTCTTGTCAGAGACTATAGGCAATGTCAGTTCATTCGCGGAAGAATCCTCGGCCGCCTCTGAAGAGGTAGCTTCCCTGACCGGAGAACAGGAGAATGTAAGCGAATATCTGGTTACCCTCTCCGGTAAGCTGGAGAATGCTTCCTCCAGACTGCGGGAGCGGTTATCGAAGTTCAACGTGTGA